In Choloepus didactylus isolate mChoDid1 chromosome 6, mChoDid1.pri, whole genome shotgun sequence, one DNA window encodes the following:
- the LOC119537777 gene encoding olfactory receptor 1052, translated as MAEENFTVVTEFILLGLTNHAELKVVLFLLFLVIYFITLVGNLGMIFLIQISPKLHTPMYFFLSCLSFVDACYSSVIAPKMLINFFVVTESISFSACIVQHLFFGVFITTEGFLLSAMAYDRYVAIVNPLLYTTVMSKKKCVLLVIGSYIGGMINSLTHTISLGRLSFCGPNAVSHFFCDIPSLLKLSCSDTSMNELLLLIFSGVIAMGTFLIVIISYMFIVVAILRIRSAAGRQKAFSTCASHLTAVTIFYGTLSFNYIQPTSQYSVEQEKVVSVFYTLVIPMLNPLIYSLRNKEVKDAVKKAIEMKHFSC; from the coding sequence atggCTGAAGAGAATTTCACAGTTGTTACTGAATTTATTCTTTTGGGATTGACAAACCATGCTGAACTAAAAGTTGTGCTTTTTCTGCTGTTCTTGGTGATTTATTTCATTACCTTGGTGGGGAATCTAGGCATGATCTTCTTAATCCAAATCAGTCCCAAactccacacacccatgtattttttcctcagctgCCTTTCTTTTGTAGATGCCTGTTATTCATCAGTCATTGCACCCAAAATGCTAATCAACTTCTTTGTTGTGACAGAATCCATCTCATTCTCTGCTTGCATAGTGCAGCATTTGTTTTTTGGGGTGTTCATTACTACAGAAGGCTTCTTGCTGTCAGCAATGGcatatgaccgctatgtggccattgTGAACCCTTTGCTTTACACTACAGTCATGTCTAAGAAAAAGTGTGTACTGCTGGTCATTGGGTCATACATAGGTGGAATGATTAATTCATTGACACACACCATAAGCCTGGGGAGACTGTCATTCTGTGGTCCGAATGCTGTCAGCCACTTCTTCTGTGATATTCCCTCTCTGCTAAAGCTGTCATGTTCTGATACTTCCATGAATGAACTGTTACTGTTAATCTTCTCTGGGGTCATTGCCATGGGCACCTTCTTGATTGTGATCATCTCCTACATGTTCATTGTTGTTGCCATCCTGAGGATCCGCTCAGCAGCAGGCAGACAGAAAGCCTTCTCCACTTGTGCCTCTCACCTGACTGCTGTGACCATATTCTATGGAACACTaagttttaattacattcagcCAACCTCCCAGTATTCTGTAGAACAGGAGAAGGTGGTCTCTGTGTTTTATACACTGGTGATTCCCATGTTAAACCCTTTGATTTAcagtctgagaaacaaagaggtaaaGGATGCTGTGAAGAAGGCCATAGAAATGAAGCATTTCTCTTGTTAA